A genome region from Schistocerca americana isolate TAMUIC-IGC-003095 chromosome 1, iqSchAmer2.1, whole genome shotgun sequence includes the following:
- the LOC124551898 gene encoding ejaculatory bulb-specific protein 3-like, producing the protein MWKAFTPLLILVVATAVPLTSADEGKYSTKYDNVDLDEILNNDRLFNNYIDCLLDDGDERCTQEGKELKGVIPDALQSECSKCSDKQKARVDKVVKFIKDNKKDVFEKLKAKYDPDGTYFEHYERHLKDLS; encoded by the coding sequence ATGTGGAAGGCCTTCACTCCTCTGCTCATTCTGGTGGTCGCCACTGCGGTACCACTGACTTCCGCCGACGAAGGGAAGTACTCCACCAAGTACGACAATGTGGACCTGGACGAGATCCTCAACAATGATCGGCTCTTCAACAATTACATTGACTGCCTGCTGGACGATGGTGACGAACGATGCACCCAAGAGGGTAAGGAACTAAAGGGAGTCATACCGGACGCCTTACAGAGTGAGTGTTCGAAATGCAGTGATAAGCAGAAAGCGAGAGTCGATAAGGTTGTCAAGTTCATAAAAGACAACAAGAAGGACGTCTTTGAGAAGTTGAAGGCCAAGTACGACCCTGACGGTACCTATTTCGAGCACTACGAGCGCCATCTGAAAGATCTTTCATAA